A genomic segment from Aegilops tauschii subsp. strangulata cultivar AL8/78 chromosome 1, Aet v6.0, whole genome shotgun sequence encodes:
- the LOC109744832 gene encoding AT-rich interactive domain-containing protein 1 produces the protein MATPPSPPPPPPATNSSAPPFKTNTPSPNPHGAPAARAPSSPAAAAPPPPMSSGPSHLVLCVRDVIGKLRARGHLSGLEIPDDELTEAGAPALFDTVLAAFLAEGRVSAGLPLLPKPLVLGKGGLVDMLPLYLAVRSRGGFAAVTSWAAIAEAVGLEPAADAPIKLVYAKHLWLLEQSIGKPESQDEVAGSSRNAAHRSNAKKDKFLSSHKDHATAGSAHLKRKREVPLQMLNWVRLVAKNPGEHGAGQNHGSQLSSTLMFRRLMFENIDCSKLPYSTTSPQSGLTNEEQPQYDGWDDRLCAGGNSDRILHARTRLSGLADVPDWTGKPSLPYDEPHVLRFLGQPLLPAPSNESLDADAIGKGRPDNCNCQIPSSVTCVRFHVTEKRIKLKRELGSAFYAMGFDRIGEDAALTWRRDEEKKFNAVIQNNLPSSKYRFMEEVFAAMGSKGRKDIVSYYHNVFQVRRRAYQNRLTPNDVDSDDDSLEPGFLHLRQGGAQGNSMSASSSGTQRGS, from the exons ATGGCTACCCCTCCGagcccaccgccaccaccacctgccACTAATTCCTCCGCGCCCCCTTTCAAAACCAACACCCCAAGCCCGAACCCCCACGGCGCGCCGGCCGCGAGGGCGCCCTCctcaccggcggcggcggcgccgccgccgccgatgtcCAGCGGCCCATCCCACCTCGTCCTTTGCGTGCGCGACGTCATCGGCAAGCTCCGTGCTCGCGGGCACCTCTCGGGGCTGGAGATCCCGGACGATGAGCTCACCGAAGCGGGCGCCCCCGCCTTGTTCGACACCGTGCTTGCCGCCTTCCTCGCCGAGGGGCGTGTGTCTGCCGGGCTTCCGTTACTCCCGAAGCCTCTTGTGCTCGGGAAAGGCGGCTTGGTGGACATGCTCCCCTTGTACCTCGCCGTGCGCTCTCGCGGCGGATTCGCCGCGGTCACCTCATGGGCGGCCATCGCCGAGGCGGTAGGCCTCGAACCGGCTGCTGATGCGCCCATCAAGCTGGTGTACGCCAAGCATCTCTGGCTCCTTGAGCAGAGCATCGGCAAGCCTGAAAGCCAGGACGAGGTGGCCGGGAGCAGTCGCAATGCGGCCCACCGCTCGAACGCGAAGAAGGATAAGTTCCTGTCGTCACACAAGGACCACGCAACCGCCGGATCAGCCCATCTGAAGCGTAAGAGGGAGGTTCCTCTGCAGATGCTTAACTGGGTCCGCCTTGTGGCGAAGAATCCGGGTGAACATGGTGCTGGACAGAATCATGGCAGCCAACTCTCCTCGACGCTTATGTTCCGTCGCCTGATGTTTGAAAATATTGATTGCAGCAAATTGCCCTATAGCACTACCTCGCCGCAG AGTGGACTTACAAATGAGGAGCAGCCACAGTACGATGGATGGGATGATCGACTGTGTGCAGGTGGGAATAGTGACAGGATTTTGCATGCACGAACTCGGCTTAGTGGTCTAGCAGATGTTCCAGATTGGACTGGGAAGCCTTCGCTACCTTATGACGAGCCGCATGTGTTGAGATTTCTAGGACAACCTCTTTTGCCTGCACCAAGTAATGAAAGCCTTGATGCTGATGCTATTGGTAAGGGTAGGCCAGATAATTGCAACTGTCAAATCCCAAGTTCTGTCACTTGTGTTAGATTTCATGTGACAGAGAAGAGGATCAAGCTGAAGCGTGAACTGGGCTCAGCATTTTATGCAATGGGATTTGACCGCATCGGTGAGGATGCTGCATTGACATGGAGAAGGgatgaagaaaagaaattcaaTGCCGTTATCCAGAATAATCTGCCTTCATCCAAGTACAGATTCATGGAGGAAGTGTTTGCTGCCATGGGTTCCAAGGGCAGAAAAGACATTGTAAGTTACTATCACAATGTTTTCCAAGTGCGACGAAGAGCGTACCAAAATCGGCTCACTCCAAATGATGTGGATAGTGATGATGATTCACTCGAGCCTGGCTTCTTGCATCTTCGTCAAGGTGGTGCTCAGGGTAACTCCATGTCTGCTTCTTCCTCCGGAACTCAAAGGGGTTCTTAG